The genomic region TCGAACATCGGCGTTTTATCGACTAACGGGGATGCGATGAACTATCGACTCATCGGCGCGGCTGCGTCGCTCGCATTGATCGCAGGCTGCGCGACGGAAACGCAGGTCAGCAGCCAGGTGATGGAACAAGCCACCGCGCCGCTCACCTGCATGAGCAAGCTCGAATGCGACGCGTGGTGGGCGCGCGCGCAGGTGTGGGTCACGAACCATTCCGAGTACAAGCTGCAGGCCATCACCGATTCGATCATCCAGACGAGCGGCCCGTCGAGCGGCAAGCGCGCGCTCGCCTATCAGATCACGAAGACGCCGAGCAACGAAGGCACCGCGACGATCGGCTTCGCGGCGCACTGCGACAGTCCGCTCGGCTGCGAACCGAATCCGTGGCAGGCGGGCGCGGACTTCAAGCAGTTCGTGCGCAACGGCTCGTCGCGGCCGGTGAGCGCGACGCCGCAAGCGGTGCAGTCGCCCGCGCCTGTTCAGCCACAAGCGCAGCCACAGCCGCAGCCGCCGCAGGCCATTCCGCTCAATCTCGACAGCCAGCCGGCGCAGTCCGTCACGCCGCTCGATCCGCAATGACGCGCGTGCGTCAGTGACCCATCGAGGCCGACGCGCCCTTTTTCGGACGCGTCAGCCACACCATCGCGGCAAGCACGAGAAACGCATAGAACGAAATGCGGAAGAAGTCGTTCGTCGACATCATGTACGCCTGCGCCGCCACGACGCGCTCCATCTGCGCGCTCAGCGCCTGCCCGGACAGGCCCAGACTGGAAAGCAGGTCCGAGTAAGCGGTCGTGCCTTGCGAATAAGCGGTCACGGATTCGGTGAGTACCGCGTGATGCCGGATCATGTCGTTTTCCCAGAACGTCGTGCTGACCGCCGTGCCGATCGCGCCGGATAGCGTGCGCAGAAAGTTCGACAACCCCGCCGCGCCCGCGAGCCGGTCGTCGGAGACGCTGGATAGCGTGATCGTCGTCATCGGCACGAAAAAGCACGCGACGCCGATGCCCTGAATCAGCCGCGGATACACGATCTGGTGAAACGGCGTATCGAGCGTGAACGTCGAGTTCCAGTAGGACACGAACGCGAACACGATGAACGCGAAGCTCGCGACCACGCGCAAGTTCATGCGATGCATGTTCTGCCCGATCATCGGCGAGAGCACGAGCGCGAGAATGCCGACGGGCGCCGTCGCGAGCCCGGCGAGCCACGGTGTGTAGCCGAGCACGGTCTGCAACCACAGCGGCAGCACCACGACCGACCCGAAGAACGCGAGAAAGCCGAGCGACGTGATGAGCACGCCCATCGCGAAATTGCGGTCGCGGAAAAGCGAGAGGTCGATGACCGGCTCCTTCTCCGTGATTTCCCACGCGAACATGAACGCGAGCGAAATGGCCGCGACGATCGCGAGCGTCACGATGAAGGTGGAGCTGAACCAGTCGCGGTCCTTTCCGAGGTCGAGCATCATCTGGAGGCTCGACACGCCGATCACGAGCAGCGTGAGGCCGACGCCATCGATGCGCTGCTTCGTGGTCTTCGTCTCGTGGCCGCGCAGGACGAAGTACGCGATGGCCGCGGACAGCACGCCAATCGGCACGTTGATATAGAAAATCCACGGCCACGTGTAGTTATCGGTGATGTAGCCGCCCATCACCGGGCCGAAGATCGGCGCGACGATGACGGTCATCGCCCAGAGACCAA from Caballeronia sp. Lep1P3 harbors:
- a CDS encoding DHA2 family efflux MFS transporter permease subunit, with protein sequence MSTTATTEHAAPPAPTPLVGGVLALLTMGLALGTFMEVLDTSIANVAVPTISGSLGVATSEGTWVISSYSVASAIAVPLTGWLARRVGEVKLFTISVLLFSVASALCGFAHNFESLIAFRLLQGLVSGPMVPLSQTILMRSYPPEKRGLALGLWAMTVIVAPIFGPVMGGYITDNYTWPWIFYINVPIGVLSAAIAYFVLRGHETKTTKQRIDGVGLTLLVIGVSSLQMMLDLGKDRDWFSSTFIVTLAIVAAISLAFMFAWEITEKEPVIDLSLFRDRNFAMGVLITSLGFLAFFGSVVVLPLWLQTVLGYTPWLAGLATAPVGILALVLSPMIGQNMHRMNLRVVASFAFIVFAFVSYWNSTFTLDTPFHQIVYPRLIQGIGVACFFVPMTTITLSSVSDDRLAGAAGLSNFLRTLSGAIGTAVSTTFWENDMIRHHAVLTESVTAYSQGTTAYSDLLSSLGLSGQALSAQMERVVAAQAYMMSTNDFFRISFYAFLVLAAMVWLTRPKKGASASMGH